One window from the genome of Breoghania sp. L-A4 encodes:
- a CDS encoding ABC transporter permease subunit produces the protein MTVYGYKLPAMSSLILWGLLWEIVGQADLTFFIPPLSEVFTTLLSIIGTKPFLKALSETAYAFSAGVMFSIVIGIPIGILMGKNRLLDELLLPWVNIFLSAPLTALVPVLMVLFGFGMKSIIITTSLFAIWIIILNSRAGVMQINRSLVEMARSYGASPLDAFFKIYFWAALPEILGGVRIGVIRAVKGVIIGQLLISIVGFGALFELYANNFLMAHFWAVLLVLFALAFTVSEFLAYLERRVAYYAASR, from the coding sequence ATGACCGTATATGGATACAAACTTCCGGCAATGTCGTCGCTGATCCTGTGGGGACTGCTGTGGGAGATCGTCGGTCAGGCAGATCTGACCTTCTTCATCCCGCCCTTGTCCGAAGTGTTCACGACCCTGCTTTCGATCATTGGAACCAAGCCCTTCCTGAAGGCTCTGTCGGAGACGGCATACGCGTTCAGCGCCGGCGTGATGTTCTCGATCGTGATCGGAATCCCGATCGGCATCCTGATGGGCAAGAACCGCCTGCTGGACGAACTGCTCCTGCCCTGGGTCAACATCTTCCTCAGCGCGCCGCTGACGGCGCTTGTTCCGGTGCTGATGGTGCTCTTCGGCTTCGGCATGAAGTCGATCATCATCACGACGTCGCTGTTCGCGATCTGGATCATCATCCTGAATTCGCGGGCCGGCGTCATGCAGATCAACCGCTCGCTGGTCGAGATGGCACGCAGCTACGGCGCAAGCCCGCTGGATGCGTTCTTCAAGATCTACTTCTGGGCGGCCCTGCCGGAAATCCTTGGCGGCGTCCGCATCGGCGTCATCCGGGCGGTGAAGGGCGTGATCATCGGCCAGTTGCTGATCTCCATCGTGGGGTTCGGCGCGCTGTTCGAGCTCTACGCCAACAACTTCCTGATGGCCCACTTCTGGGCGGTGCTGCTGGTGCTCTTCGCGCTTGCCTTCACCGTCTCGGAGTTTCTCGCCTACCTGGAACGCCGGGTGGCCTATTACGCCGCAAGCCGCTAA
- a CDS encoding ABC transporter ATP-binding protein — MPQIKEVTGELDVPKPDNAVVARNVSKTYGKTEALKDLSLEFPRGQLTSLLGPSGCGKTTLLKIIAGLLEPTSGEIEVNGQPVDGPGPDRAFVFQDFALLPWASVIRNVAFGLELRGTPKSEREAIAEKYIKDVGLAGFEKSYPHELSGGMRQRVGLARALSVDAQVLLMDEPFSAVDEQTRRKFQEDLLNLVQHENKTFIFVTHSIEEAVYVSDQIAILLPRPSRVSEIIRPGGFRQKGIDGIRRDPEYLDIVDKIWASLRSYVE; from the coding sequence ATGCCTCAGATTAAAGAAGTCACCGGCGAGCTTGACGTGCCGAAGCCGGACAATGCCGTGGTCGCGCGGAACGTTTCCAAGACCTACGGCAAGACCGAGGCGCTCAAGGATCTCTCCTTGGAGTTTCCGCGTGGCCAGCTGACGTCCCTGCTCGGCCCCTCGGGCTGCGGCAAGACGACGTTGCTGAAGATCATCGCCGGGCTGCTGGAGCCGACGTCGGGAGAGATCGAGGTGAACGGGCAGCCGGTCGATGGACCGGGACCCGATCGCGCCTTCGTCTTCCAGGATTTCGCGCTGCTTCCCTGGGCGAGCGTGATCCGCAACGTGGCCTTCGGGCTGGAGCTGCGCGGCACGCCCAAGTCCGAGCGCGAGGCCATCGCGGAGAAATACATCAAGGACGTCGGCCTGGCCGGCTTCGAGAAGAGCTATCCGCACGAGCTTTCCGGCGGCATGCGCCAGCGTGTCGGCCTGGCCCGCGCGCTCTCCGTCGACGCGCAGGTCCTGCTCATGGACGAGCCCTTCTCCGCGGTAGACGAACAGACCCGGCGCAAGTTCCAGGAGGATCTGCTCAACCTGGTTCAGCACGAGAACAAGACGTTCATCTTCGTAACCCACTCGATCGAAGAAGCCGTCTACGTGTCGGATCAGATCGCCATCCTGCTGCCGCGTCCCAGCCGGGTTTCGGAAATCATCCGGCCTGGCGGCTTCCGCCAGAAGGGAATCGACGGCATCCGCCGCGATCCCGAATACCTGGATATCGTCGACAAGATCTGGGCGTCCCTGCGCAGCTACGTGGAATAG